Proteins found in one Brevibacillus brevis genomic segment:
- a CDS encoding response regulator, with amino-acid sequence MEKDNDHIRVLIMEDDPMVQEINKQFIERVPGFVVVGIAANGADGLKLVNELNPDLVIIDIFMPIQDGVKALMELRAAKHAVDVIVVTAAKDKTTIQSMLRNGAMDYIIKPFQFERIKQSLENYREFRRRIDWEGTASQDEVDQLLFRKSPEKEQADATIGRAVLPKGLHAVTMEQIMRQIEKESQPLSADDVAERVGIARVTARRYLDYLEKSGSVRMDVSYGGVGRPTNRYVRVTPQDAGGTGGKERHGRL; translated from the coding sequence ATGGAGAAGGATAACGATCACATTCGCGTACTGATTATGGAAGACGATCCGATGGTACAGGAAATCAACAAACAGTTCATTGAGCGCGTCCCGGGCTTCGTCGTGGTCGGAATTGCAGCCAACGGGGCAGATGGACTCAAGCTAGTGAATGAGCTCAATCCTGACTTGGTGATCATTGATATTTTCATGCCGATCCAGGACGGGGTGAAGGCGCTGATGGAGCTGCGTGCCGCCAAACATGCAGTGGACGTCATCGTCGTGACAGCCGCAAAGGACAAAACCACGATTCAATCGATGCTGCGCAATGGGGCAATGGACTATATTATCAAGCCGTTCCAGTTTGAGCGGATCAAGCAGTCGTTGGAAAATTATCGAGAGTTTCGCCGACGGATTGATTGGGAGGGAACCGCATCCCAGGATGAAGTCGACCAACTGCTATTCCGCAAAAGCCCGGAAAAAGAACAAGCCGATGCCACTATTGGCAGGGCAGTGCTGCCGAAGGGACTGCACGCTGTCACCATGGAGCAGATCATGCGCCAGATCGAGAAAGAGAGTCAGCCGCTCTCGGCAGATGACGTGGCCGAACGCGTAGGGATCGCGAGAGTAACAGCTAGACGCTATTTGGACTATCTGGAGAAGAGCGGGAGTGTCAGAATGGATGTCAGCTATGGTGGGGTAGGCAGACCGACGAATCGCTATGTACGTGTCACTCCACAAGATGCGGGGGGCACGGGAGGTAAGGAGCGCCATGGTCGATTATGA
- a CDS encoding DctP family TRAP transporter solute-binding subunit — translation MKSLVTSTFIVILGLVSAVIIGFGPDSLMENRGYDEEQVGLSSQIIIKFSHVIAENTPKGLTIERFSQLVKEKTNGRVEVQVFPNSILHTEKTEMTALQNGEIQMIAPAFSYLSNTIPEWAVLDLPYLFRSQEDVETVFNGEIGQILFDKLEDSDMKGLAFWGSGFKQVTANRPLIMPSDFVGQRLRIIPGNVIEAQFRTLRAIPVGSSFNELYSMLAAGKVDGEENTISNVYTKRLYQVQKHMTISNHSYLGYTVVINKTFWNNLPADIQQAISEAMQEATAYNNQLAVSMNDKQLRLLQENGGMNIHIQTAEERAAWIEALQPVYDQFAPSIGEPLMQKIRELHQRR, via the coding sequence ATGAAATCATTGGTAACCAGTACATTCATTGTTATACTCGGACTTGTGAGCGCTGTCATTATAGGCTTCGGACCAGATTCTCTGATGGAAAACAGAGGGTATGATGAAGAACAGGTAGGGTTGTCCAGTCAAATTATCATCAAGTTCAGCCACGTAATCGCGGAAAACACGCCGAAGGGTCTCACTATCGAACGCTTTTCCCAGCTCGTGAAGGAAAAGACAAACGGACGTGTAGAGGTACAAGTCTTTCCCAACAGTATCCTTCATACCGAGAAAACCGAGATGACTGCTTTGCAAAACGGCGAAATCCAGATGATTGCCCCTGCGTTCTCCTATCTGTCAAACACGATTCCCGAATGGGCTGTCCTTGATTTGCCTTATCTGTTTCGATCACAAGAGGACGTCGAAACCGTATTCAATGGAGAAATCGGCCAAATACTATTCGATAAGCTCGAAGATTCCGACATGAAAGGACTGGCCTTCTGGGGAAGCGGCTTTAAGCAAGTGACAGCCAACCGCCCGTTGATTATGCCTTCCGATTTTGTCGGCCAACGTTTGCGGATTATTCCTGGCAACGTGATCGAAGCTCAATTTCGCACGCTCCGGGCAATCCCTGTAGGCTCTTCCTTCAATGAATTATACAGCATGCTGGCTGCCGGAAAAGTAGACGGCGAAGAAAATACGATCTCCAACGTGTACACTAAACGGCTCTACCAAGTTCAAAAGCACATGACGATCAGCAATCACAGTTATTTGGGTTACACTGTGGTGATTAATAAAACCTTTTGGAACAATCTCCCCGCCGATATTCAGCAGGCGATATCGGAAGCGATGCAGGAAGCGACAGCTTACAATAATCAATTGGCTGTATCGATGAATGACAAACAACTGCGCTTGCTCCAAGAAAACGGGGGAATGAACATCCACATACAGACAGCAGAAGAACGTGCCGCCTGGATCGAAGCGTTGCAGCCAGTCTACGATCAATTCGCTCCGAGCATCGGAGAACCATTGATGCAGAAAATCAGAGAGCTCCACCAACGCCGGTGA
- a CDS encoding HAMP domain-containing sensor histidine kinase, producing the protein MGINSVFIKNNEPVSLLRYWTTRYLLTLVIGLLIIGAVSAYWIKYAAIEKQIEVTRLFAEEVADRVVDDVGNILVGEKLHQVLDNRRKFMGVDRNLILFIEDVKGKVVYSRPTKLPPPLQQAAPELLEQADKRDKVRHPSGETLYVIRKNLEFNDQIIGKVILLFPETDIKVGKEEIQYLVIMLGSLGVLGWAVIYFHARKLSEPIQNVVMSARQIVEGNYDVLLNKTIKEKEIHELVHTFAEMADRLRQLESMRTELLAGVTHELKTPVTSISGLIQAINDEVVSGEEQKEFLEICLKETKRLQKMVEDLLDFNSFAVGAITVCQEEQNVNKLIREIASQWQIVHDLGHVTFTVRVLEKQTMIYVDPGRVQQILINLLNNAKQAVGEKGNIALTLYKTDTDLRIDVKDDGPGIPAKEQPLVFERFFRGSNKKDKVRGLGLGLSYSRMMAKALGGDLLLAKSTSEGSVFTLILPMRKDQSEEIA; encoded by the coding sequence TTGGGTATCAATTCTGTGTTTATAAAAAACAATGAGCCCGTATCGCTGCTGCGCTATTGGACCACACGCTATCTACTCACCCTCGTGATCGGATTGCTCATCATTGGGGCTGTCTCTGCCTATTGGATCAAGTACGCCGCGATTGAAAAGCAGATCGAGGTCACGCGACTGTTTGCAGAGGAAGTGGCTGATCGGGTCGTCGATGATGTTGGAAATATTTTGGTGGGGGAAAAACTTCATCAGGTATTGGATAATCGGCGAAAGTTTATGGGTGTGGATCGCAATCTGATTTTATTCATTGAAGATGTAAAAGGAAAGGTCGTATACAGTCGGCCAACCAAGCTTCCGCCTCCATTGCAGCAGGCAGCACCTGAGTTGTTGGAGCAGGCAGATAAGCGGGATAAAGTGAGGCATCCGTCAGGTGAGACCCTGTATGTAATCAGGAAAAATCTGGAGTTCAATGACCAAATCATTGGCAAGGTGATCTTGCTTTTCCCCGAAACAGATATCAAGGTAGGGAAAGAGGAAATCCAATATTTGGTCATCATGCTGGGGAGTTTGGGTGTGCTTGGCTGGGCGGTTATTTATTTTCATGCGCGCAAGCTGTCTGAACCGATTCAAAATGTGGTGATGTCCGCACGACAGATCGTAGAAGGAAACTACGACGTCTTGCTCAATAAAACGATCAAGGAAAAAGAAATTCACGAGCTGGTGCATACCTTTGCGGAAATGGCCGACCGTCTTCGGCAGTTGGAAAGCATGCGAACAGAGCTTTTGGCTGGGGTGACACACGAGCTGAAAACCCCCGTTACGTCGATTAGCGGATTAATCCAGGCAATTAACGACGAGGTGGTTTCCGGTGAGGAGCAGAAGGAGTTTTTGGAAATCTGTCTGAAGGAAACAAAGCGCCTGCAAAAAATGGTAGAGGATTTGCTAGACTTCAATTCATTTGCCGTAGGAGCGATCACTGTTTGTCAGGAAGAGCAAAACGTGAACAAGCTGATCCGCGAGATCGCCTCACAATGGCAGATTGTCCACGACCTCGGTCACGTCACGTTTACCGTTAGGGTTCTGGAAAAGCAGACAATGATCTATGTCGATCCGGGCCGTGTCCAGCAAATCTTGATTAACCTATTGAACAACGCGAAACAGGCTGTTGGTGAGAAGGGGAACATAGCGCTCACTCTCTACAAAACGGATACAGATTTACGAATCGACGTCAAAGACGATGGACCAGGAATACCCGCAAAGGAACAGCCTCTTGTGTTTGAGCGTTTCTTCCGGGGTAGCAATAAAAAAGACAAAGTACGTGGACTTGGGTTGGGGTTGTCGTATTCTCGCATGATGGCGAAGGCGCTTGGCGGTGATCTCCTCCTCGCAAAGAGCACGTCAGAGGGATCGGTTTTTACGCTCATTTTGCCTATGCGCAAGGACCAGAGCGAGGAGATTGCTTGA
- a CDS encoding ATP-binding protein: MLLSVGIVLFSLIIGNLIMAGGIIRITETQLGQRLMTTARTVATIPNVQKSIQEPDGWKVIQPTANNLRVVNDVTYIVVLNMERVRYSDPLDGRIGTVFMDPAVDEAYAEHSYFQKVKGEMGMALRAYVPIMDDQHQQVGVVLVGRVMPDVWGILYSERNNIALTFFFSLLFGVWGSYQLARHMKKQMLDLEPDEIARILVERTATFHAMHEGVIAIDNRERITIFNDRAKQIFGIEGEVLGKHIRSVLHDTRLPEVLELRQNFTNTEIHVGNTLLWSNRFLIKVEEKIVGAIAIFQDRTEVARMAEELTGVKEFVGALRVQNHEHMNHLHTIAGLLQLHQHEKALAYLFEVNEQQEELISFLTTRIMDENLSGLLIGKVSRGRELGIRVVIDRRSHLERFPPYMDHHNFVLILGNLIENAFDSLEQIEREEKEIMISIEQDEEICSILVEDNGIGMDEETRRHMLERGFSTKERAHRGLGLHLVQQLVNKGRGELVCHSARGEGASFLITFPMGVVESHGEG, translated from the coding sequence ATGCTGCTCTCCGTCGGAATCGTTCTTTTTTCCTTGATCATCGGAAACTTGATCATGGCCGGAGGGATTATTCGGATTACGGAAACCCAACTGGGACAACGGCTGATGACCACAGCGCGCACGGTTGCGACGATTCCGAATGTACAAAAAAGCATTCAGGAACCAGACGGATGGAAGGTGATCCAACCGACAGCAAACAACCTGCGCGTCGTCAATGATGTGACGTATATCGTCGTGCTGAATATGGAGCGTGTCCGTTATTCAGACCCATTAGATGGGCGGATTGGTACGGTGTTTATGGACCCTGCGGTTGATGAGGCCTATGCCGAGCACTCCTATTTTCAAAAAGTCAAAGGAGAGATGGGAATGGCTCTGCGGGCCTACGTGCCGATCATGGATGACCAGCATCAGCAGGTGGGTGTTGTCTTGGTCGGACGTGTCATGCCTGATGTTTGGGGGATCTTGTACAGCGAGCGAAACAATATTGCACTGACCTTTTTCTTCTCCTTATTGTTCGGGGTGTGGGGTTCCTATCAGTTGGCCCGTCACATGAAAAAGCAGATGCTCGACCTGGAGCCGGACGAAATCGCGCGAATCCTGGTAGAGAGAACCGCAACCTTCCATGCCATGCATGAGGGAGTCATCGCCATCGACAATCGGGAGAGAATTACGATCTTTAATGACAGGGCGAAGCAAATTTTTGGCATCGAAGGAGAGGTGCTGGGCAAGCACATACGGTCTGTCCTGCACGACACCAGATTACCAGAAGTGCTGGAGCTTCGCCAGAATTTTACCAACACGGAAATTCACGTCGGCAATACACTGCTCTGGTCCAACCGTTTTCTGATCAAGGTCGAGGAAAAGATCGTCGGCGCGATTGCGATTTTTCAGGACAGAACAGAAGTGGCGAGAATGGCGGAGGAACTGACAGGCGTAAAAGAATTCGTCGGTGCGCTGCGGGTACAAAACCACGAGCACATGAACCATTTGCATACCATCGCAGGCTTGCTCCAGCTCCATCAGCATGAAAAGGCGCTCGCGTATTTGTTCGAGGTCAACGAGCAGCAGGAGGAGCTCATCTCCTTTTTAACGACGCGGATCATGGATGAGAATTTATCAGGGCTATTGATTGGCAAAGTAAGTCGCGGAAGAGAGCTGGGTATTCGAGTTGTGATTGATCGCAGGAGTCATCTGGAACGTTTTCCGCCGTACATGGATCATCATAATTTCGTGCTCATTTTGGGGAATCTGATCGAGAATGCCTTTGATTCACTGGAGCAAATCGAACGCGAGGAGAAGGAGATTATGATCAGTATCGAGCAAGACGAAGAGATTTGCTCCATCCTGGTGGAGGACAATGGAATCGGCATGGACGAAGAGACGCGCCGACACATGCTGGAACGGGGATTTTCTACGAAAGAACGCGCGCACCGTGGACTTGGTCTGCATCTGGTGCAGCAGCTGGTCAATAAAGGGAGAGGCGAGCTGGTTTGCCATTCGGCACGCGGAGAAGGGGCCAGCTTTCTTATAACGTTTCCGATGGGGGTGGTGGAGAGTCATGGAGAAGGATAA